One genomic window of Paenibacillus xylanilyticus includes the following:
- a CDS encoding glycosyltransferase family 2 protein, which produces MEPGISLCMIVKDEEDGLRRCLESVRGIVDEIIIVDTGSADDTLRIAALYGAKIIRAEWNGDFAAARNQSLTAATQPWILVLDADEVWGQTQQMKTELTQLLSGSPDHVWGYWIKVTSLLGPSGEERVTDAVCRLFRNDRQITFKGRIHEEVASSILAFAPEGLVHSELEVLHYGYLEEVIVSKNKTERNMRLIRSALNEGADEQPELLYALAAEWFQQGVYDEALRLLEPLLARLGPSCGYHSDLVLKTAYALRESGRPERALAVVQAWTTVYADFADVLELGAVLELDLGREEAALAWLKKARSAAKSTGQYTSVSGAGTYRSLTLEGIALERLGRWEEAEAAYIAALAAQPGNMAAWQRLLLLAAATGRPNAIADAASRVPLPPAAWQALVPAALDAHRPEWLLRHAGPLAAVLRQQPLAAGLALAQLGEDAAARASLQPWAAHAQLGPEASLALWALGCKRSAGRALARAGAHQPLQGRTACELPAAALAADALLRGSAPGNAAPGTAPREAPAPRAEAAAPPQAVHAAAQALARVGAWAAWLRLLQALPQGAAPALLAALPPAARCGLLRVPASVREGLLELFGLPPEIQQPFTDEMPATARATEALLAGTLALLAGRQTEAQEWAVRAQHIALQPAASGRPATTLCSPGLHMLLRLTSPGAAATEGFASRCKMLFVHL; this is translated from the coding sequence TTGGAGCCTGGAATCAGCCTGTGCATGATTGTAAAGGACGAGGAGGATGGTCTTAGGCGCTGCTTGGAATCTGTCAGGGGAATCGTGGATGAGATCATCATAGTCGATACCGGTTCGGCAGATGATACGCTTCGAATTGCCGCCCTCTATGGTGCCAAGATCATTCGTGCAGAATGGAACGGGGATTTTGCTGCTGCTCGCAATCAGTCTCTTACCGCTGCAACCCAGCCCTGGATTCTGGTATTGGATGCAGATGAAGTATGGGGGCAGACGCAGCAAATGAAGACAGAGCTTACGCAGTTATTATCCGGGAGCCCTGATCATGTCTGGGGTTACTGGATCAAGGTAACAAGTCTCTTGGGACCGTCTGGTGAAGAACGGGTGACGGATGCGGTGTGCCGCTTGTTCAGGAACGATCGCCAGATCACATTCAAGGGTAGAATTCACGAAGAGGTCGCATCCTCCATCCTGGCTTTTGCTCCTGAAGGCTTGGTGCATTCGGAGCTGGAAGTCCTGCATTATGGCTATCTGGAAGAGGTCATTGTAAGCAAAAATAAAACAGAGCGGAACATGCGTCTGATTCGTTCCGCTCTGAATGAGGGGGCCGATGAGCAGCCGGAGCTGCTGTATGCGCTGGCGGCGGAATGGTTTCAGCAAGGGGTGTACGATGAGGCACTGCGGCTGCTGGAACCGCTGCTTGCCCGGCTTGGGCCATCCTGCGGCTATCATTCGGATCTGGTACTCAAAACAGCATATGCCTTAAGGGAAAGTGGGCGGCCGGAACGGGCGCTGGCTGTGGTACAGGCATGGACTACCGTATATGCTGACTTCGCTGATGTGCTGGAGCTTGGCGCGGTGCTGGAATTGGACCTCGGCAGAGAAGAGGCAGCGCTGGCCTGGTTGAAGAAAGCTCGATCTGCAGCGAAATCAACGGGGCAATACACTTCCGTTTCAGGTGCCGGAACGTATCGAAGCCTAACGCTGGAAGGCATTGCCCTTGAACGTCTGGGCCGCTGGGAAGAGGCTGAGGCGGCCTATATTGCTGCACTGGCTGCGCAGCCCGGAAACATGGCTGCATGGCAGCGCCTGCTGCTGCTGGCCGCAGCCACCGGGCGGCCCAATGCCATTGCGGATGCGGCATCGCGTGTACCGCTGCCGCCTGCTGCATGGCAGGCGCTCGTTCCGGCCGCGCTGGATGCGCACCGGCCGGAATGGCTGCTGCGCCATGCGGGACCGCTGGCGGCTGTGCTGCGGCAGCAGCCGCTCGCCGCCGGGCTGGCGCTGGCCCAGCTAGGCGAAGATGCTGCAGCGCGTGCATCGCTGCAGCCTTGGGCGGCGCATGCGCAGCTCGGGCCCGAGGCGTCGCTGGCGCTGTGGGCGCTCGGCTGCAAGCGCAGCGCTGGGCGCGCACTTGCACGCGCAGGCGCCCACCAGCCGCTGCAGGGCCGCACAGCATGCGAGCTGCCTGCAGCGGCACTTGCCGCCGATGCGCTGCTGCGCGGCTCCGCGCCGGGCAACGCAGCGCCAGGCACAGCTCCGCGCGAAGCCCCTGCGCCACGCGCCGAAGCAGCTGCGCCGCCGCAGGCCGTGCACGCCGCCGCCCAGGCGCTCGCGCGCGTGGGCGCCTGGGCCGCATGGCTGCGCCTGCTGCAGGCCCTGCCGCAAGGCGCAGCCCCGGCGCTGCTCGCGGCGCTTCCGCCTGCGGCACGCTGCGGGCTGCTGCGCGTGCCCGCAAGCGTCCGTGAAGGGCTGCTGGAGCTATTCGGCTTGCCGCCGGAAATACAGCAGCCCTTCACAGACGAAATGCCCGCCACGGCTCGTGCCACAGAGGCACTGCTGGCAGGCACGCTCGCGCTGCTCGCCGGGCGGCAGACCGAAGCGCAGGAATGGGCCGTGAGGGCCCAGCATATTGCGCTTCAGCCTGCCGCCTCTGGCCGCCCGGCGACGACTCTATGTTCGCCGGGGCTGCACATGCTGCTGCGCCTGACATCTCCCGGCGCAGCGGCAACCGAAGGTTTTGCATCCCGCTGTAAGATGCTATTCGTCCATCTCTGA
- a CDS encoding glycosyltransferase produces MPSNRISLCMIVKDEEESLAQCLESVQGAVDEIIVVDTGSSDRSNDIARQYGARIVPYVWCDDFAAARNAGLEQATGEWILFLDADEALDAAAREQLRSWTAASTCDGLFLNIHNYTGTGQQGATVNPVLRLFRNAPEHRFEGRIHEQIAGAICRKNPDAAFHVTDMVIHHYGYQTAVVERKDKVNRNLKLLEQAVKEEPEQSFHHYNLGVEYLRVGEAERALQTFRVAKAGIDPLVTSYAHLLFKYEVRCLQHLNRWQEALDHIEEALVLFPDYTDLLHNRGVCQEALGHTEQAEHSLREAIQLGPPPPVYHTEEGMGTYQTWYALGRLLEGRADLEGAVDAYVEAVRAKSSLLPPLYRIFRIMRVSGQQSVIPALIAHRFALSSEEAAHKIIGVLEQSRCYDAALEMLPGVAAQPSKEMRERLSFAESLLHIEQGRWNKARLKLDTVRRKKGDYALQAASWLERVSWLEGRETAASDPLTMWLNHCVQSGPEPSAGQEKAVLHTTASTNANAKVNGRPGDAEAKTEAKTEAAAYEGWQALALLMEGCIHSGRWAELLGLVQICQRFLAADVRSSEEHHHGQALNRASEYAQEPFAGAFNTAAGAGWLAKSLVGAADYHLQELAGEPNGERHRCWPVIQQLRLELPGPDGFEI; encoded by the coding sequence TTGCCGAGCAACCGCATTTCGCTATGCATGATCGTTAAGGATGAGGAGGAGTCGCTCGCGCAATGTCTGGAGAGTGTCCAGGGAGCTGTAGATGAGATTATCGTCGTGGACACCGGTTCTTCGGATCGGAGCAACGATATTGCGCGGCAGTACGGGGCAAGAATCGTGCCCTATGTGTGGTGTGATGATTTTGCTGCTGCACGTAATGCAGGTCTGGAGCAGGCAACAGGGGAATGGATTCTGTTTCTGGATGCGGACGAGGCACTCGATGCAGCAGCGCGGGAGCAGCTTCGGAGCTGGACGGCAGCCAGTACATGCGACGGATTGTTTTTGAACATTCATAACTATACAGGTACAGGTCAGCAGGGAGCTACAGTGAATCCGGTACTGCGGTTGTTCCGTAATGCTCCCGAGCATCGGTTTGAAGGGCGGATCCATGAACAGATTGCAGGGGCCATTTGCCGGAAGAATCCGGATGCTGCTTTTCATGTGACAGACATGGTGATCCATCATTATGGTTATCAGACTGCAGTTGTGGAGCGCAAGGACAAGGTGAATCGGAATCTGAAATTACTGGAACAGGCTGTGAAGGAAGAGCCGGAGCAATCGTTCCATCATTATAATCTGGGCGTCGAGTACTTGCGTGTGGGGGAAGCGGAGCGGGCACTTCAGACCTTTCGTGTGGCCAAAGCAGGCATCGATCCTCTGGTGACCAGTTATGCCCACTTGTTATTCAAGTATGAGGTACGATGCCTTCAACACTTGAATCGCTGGCAGGAAGCATTGGACCACATTGAGGAAGCACTGGTGTTATTCCCGGATTATACGGATCTGCTGCATAACCGCGGAGTGTGTCAGGAAGCATTGGGTCACACGGAGCAGGCAGAGCATTCCTTGCGTGAAGCCATTCAGTTGGGACCGCCGCCTCCTGTGTACCATACGGAAGAAGGAATGGGCACCTATCAGACCTGGTACGCCCTCGGGCGGCTGCTGGAAGGGCGGGCAGACCTTGAGGGTGCAGTCGATGCTTACGTGGAAGCCGTTCGTGCCAAATCCAGCTTACTGCCACCCCTCTACCGAATATTCCGGATCATGCGGGTTTCGGGGCAGCAATCGGTTATACCCGCACTGATTGCCCACCGTTTCGCCCTGTCTTCCGAAGAGGCTGCTCACAAGATCATTGGCGTTCTGGAGCAGAGTCGTTGTTATGATGCTGCGCTGGAGATGCTGCCAGGCGTAGCTGCGCAACCTTCGAAGGAGATGAGAGAACGGCTGTCATTTGCTGAGTCGCTGCTTCATATCGAACAGGGGAGATGGAACAAGGCGAGGCTCAAGCTGGATACCGTTCGGCGTAAAAAAGGTGATTATGCGCTGCAAGCAGCCAGTTGGCTGGAGCGTGTGAGCTGGCTGGAAGGGCGGGAGACAGCAGCATCGGATCCATTAACGATGTGGCTGAATCACTGCGTGCAATCGGGGCCAGAACCGTCTGCAGGACAAGAGAAGGCCGTCTTGCATACCACTGCCAGTACTAATGCCAATGCCAAAGTCAATGGAAGGCCTGGTGATGCTGAAGCAAAGACTGAAGCAAAGACTGAAGCAGCAGCTTATGAGGGCTGGCAGGCCTTGGCTCTGCTGATGGAGGGATGCATCCACTCCGGTAGATGGGCTGAGCTGCTTGGGCTCGTTCAAATCTGCCAGCGATTTTTGGCAGCAGATGTCCGCTCGTCGGAAGAGCACCATCATGGGCAAGCGCTGAACCGAGCTTCGGAATATGCACAGGAACCTTTTGCCGGAGCTTTCAATACCGCTGCAGGAGCGGGCTGGCTGGCGAAGAGTCTTGTAGGTGCCGCAGATTATCATTTACAGGAGTTGGCCGGAGAGCCGAATGGTGAACGTCACCGCTGCTGGCCAGTGATACAGCAGCTTCGGCTGGAATTGCCGGGACCGGATGGTTTTGAGATCTGA
- a CDS encoding glycosyltransferase — MQNRLLGIHMIVQNEEQHLPRCLNSFYQPGMEWFITDTGSGDRTPEIARQFGATVLHAEWEDDFARARNISLPLAGTEWILCVDADEYAIDGMEELMNYLPTVHKSVSKLKVTIENRIDEKTKDQVVFQPVRLFRSGYGYRYEGRIHEQLVCDDTENIRQESDPVAPLRLVHDGYLASRIAQGGKSLRNLKLLQQELKEHPNQPFHLYNLGVTYCQLGEMEKAADSFVDSLRLTELGAPYRSTLVCDYAKVLGALERYDEGRALLAVETQHYPDYADLHFLYGDFLEQQGLEERAYQSYARAVDTSEGVRRQSEYVHEKGTDTYRPYTAMARLAQKRGFLQESAHLYGLALDYMSAYSPALEGLADVLQQSGESDEVIAEALLLRWKKRLNLREQDHTGEGADEIRNIIHALASCGAYGQALSLLQDLAQEVQIDPAVQLYWMLCAGRCPEAIQFAEQLWGKRDVSVEPLLPEQRLDWAVACWASGTGLPPAFLESSEQEDREVWGTVDQWFRGQQVQAWNTGRQSVERLPEVLQSTPLNLIQDIVQRSVQTGQLTVAQQWFEKWMDGCTEKEQCMEFSRWISGILYREGYTRSAADLLIGCMTEGKLDAEGTFYLGEALFAKGHYDQAVTLFQQALEQDAGSHQARAGAAIGYLYLALGVIQKELSRSPSNPGLIAEQEALLQRLRTAQGIPWRTDWHANERRNQFAEQPHFAMHDR; from the coding sequence ATGCAGAACAGGCTGCTTGGAATTCACATGATTGTTCAAAATGAGGAACAACATTTGCCCCGCTGTCTGAATAGTTTTTATCAACCCGGTATGGAGTGGTTCATTACAGATACAGGCTCGGGTGACCGCACGCCAGAGATTGCAAGACAATTCGGGGCAACCGTACTTCATGCCGAGTGGGAAGATGACTTTGCACGGGCACGCAATATTAGCCTGCCGCTGGCAGGTACCGAGTGGATTCTGTGTGTAGACGCGGATGAGTATGCTATAGATGGTATGGAAGAGTTAATGAATTATCTGCCTACAGTCCATAAGAGTGTATCGAAGTTAAAAGTGACAATAGAGAATCGGATCGATGAAAAAACGAAAGATCAGGTTGTCTTTCAGCCGGTACGCCTGTTTCGATCGGGTTACGGATACCGCTATGAAGGTCGTATTCATGAGCAGCTGGTATGTGATGATACGGAGAACATCCGGCAGGAGTCCGACCCCGTGGCTCCGCTTCGGCTCGTGCATGATGGGTACCTTGCTTCCCGAATCGCTCAGGGGGGCAAATCTTTGCGGAATTTGAAGCTTTTGCAGCAGGAGTTAAAGGAGCACCCGAATCAGCCTTTTCATCTTTACAATCTGGGAGTGACGTATTGCCAGCTGGGAGAGATGGAGAAGGCAGCGGATTCGTTTGTCGATTCACTGCGCCTGACGGAGCTTGGTGCACCGTATCGGTCTACACTCGTGTGCGATTATGCGAAAGTTCTTGGAGCCCTGGAACGTTATGATGAAGGCCGCGCGCTTCTGGCAGTGGAAACGCAACATTACCCGGACTACGCTGACCTTCACTTTCTATACGGCGACTTTCTTGAACAACAAGGTCTTGAGGAACGAGCTTATCAATCCTATGCAAGAGCAGTGGATACATCCGAAGGAGTTCGCAGGCAGTCCGAATATGTACATGAAAAAGGCACAGACACCTACAGACCCTACACAGCCATGGCGCGTCTGGCACAGAAGAGAGGGTTCCTGCAGGAGTCGGCCCATCTGTATGGTCTGGCCTTGGACTACATGTCTGCATATTCCCCTGCGCTGGAGGGACTCGCAGATGTATTGCAGCAATCTGGAGAATCCGATGAGGTCATTGCTGAGGCATTACTGCTTCGCTGGAAGAAACGGTTGAATTTGCGGGAGCAGGACCATACAGGAGAAGGTGCAGATGAGATCAGGAATATTATTCACGCGCTTGCATCTTGCGGAGCTTATGGGCAGGCATTGTCCCTGCTCCAGGATCTGGCCCAGGAGGTTCAGATTGACCCTGCAGTTCAGCTGTACTGGATGTTATGTGCGGGCCGATGCCCGGAAGCCATACAATTTGCTGAACAACTGTGGGGGAAACGTGATGTGAGTGTCGAACCTCTCCTGCCCGAACAGCGACTGGATTGGGCAGTTGCTTGTTGGGCCAGTGGAACAGGCCTTCCTCCTGCTTTTCTGGAGTCATCTGAGCAGGAAGATCGCGAAGTCTGGGGGACGGTGGACCAGTGGTTCAGAGGACAACAGGTGCAGGCGTGGAACACCGGGAGACAGAGTGTGGAAAGGCTGCCTGAAGTACTGCAATCGACTCCGCTTAACCTGATTCAGGACATCGTGCAGCGATCTGTCCAAACAGGGCAACTGACAGTGGCCCAGCAGTGGTTTGAGAAGTGGATGGATGGTTGCACGGAGAAAGAGCAATGCATGGAGTTTAGCAGGTGGATTTCAGGCATTCTTTATCGCGAAGGATATACCCGATCAGCCGCTGATCTCCTAATTGGCTGTATGACGGAAGGGAAGCTGGATGCTGAGGGTACCTTTTACCTCGGGGAAGCATTGTTTGCCAAAGGGCATTACGATCAGGCTGTGACTCTATTTCAGCAGGCGCTGGAGCAAGATGCAGGATCGCATCAGGCACGAGCCGGAGCTGCCATAGGTTATTTGTATTTGGCTCTTGGCGTTATTCAAAAGGAGCTGAGTCGCTCTCCTTCCAACCCGGGCCTTATAGCGGAGCAGGAAGCCCTCCTTCAAAGGTTAAGGACAGCCCAAGGCATCCCTTGGCGTACAGATTGGCATGCCAATGAGAGGAGGAACCAGTTTGCCGAGCAACCGCATTTCGCTATGCATGATCGTTAA